One segment of Gasterosteus aculeatus chromosome 3, fGasAcu3.hap1.1, whole genome shotgun sequence DNA contains the following:
- the gtpbp4 gene encoding GTP-binding protein 4 has product MAQYNFKKIMVVPTAKDFIDITLSKTQRKTPTVVHKHYQIHRIRHFYMRKVKFTQQSYHDRLTQILTDFPKLDDIHPFYADLMNVLYDKDHYKLALGQINIAKNLIDSVAKDYVRLMKYGDSLYRCKQLKRAALGRMCTILKRQKSSLEYLEQVRQHLSRLPSIDPNTRTLLLCGYPNVGKSSFINKVTRADVDVQPYAFTTKSLFVGHMDYRYLRWQVVDTPGILDHPLEDRNTIEMQAITALAHLRSAVLYVMDVSEQCGHNLQQQLELFNSIRPLFANKPLIIVANKCDVKKISELPEENQKIFADLTAEGISVIETSTLTEEGVMQVKTEACDRLLAHRVDAKMKGKKVHDVLNRLHLAMPAKRDEKARPPFIPEGALIRKKAMEVDTPKRKLERDLEMELGDDYILDLQKYWDLMNEEEKNDKIPEVWEGHNIADYIDPEIMKKLELLEKEEELKERAGEYDSDDESEDEEMQEIRVLAKQIRAKKQLMVATSREKDVHGPRMPRTATKVERKKLEKEMSSLGLDMDNKDDSHYAQLARRSRSVTKKRKREASAPPTSRTRSQSASRPPRDQSGLRDPKMIKKAKKMMKNSQRDMNRQGKKGEADRHVFDLKPKHLLSGKRTSGTHDHR; this is encoded by the exons ATGGCACAGTACAATTTTAAGAAGATTATGGTGGTTCCCACCGCAAAG GACTTCATCGACATCACTTTATCCAAAACCCAAAGGAAGACCCCCACGGTGGTGCACAAGCACTACCAGATCCACCGCATCCGTCACTTCTACATGCGGAAAGTAAAGTTCACCCAGCAGAGCTACCACGACCGCCTCACGCAGATCCTCACCGACTTCCCCAAGCTCGAT gACATCCACCCGTTCTACGCCGATCTTATGAACGTGTTGTATGACAAAGATCATTACAAGCTAGCTTTGGGACAGATAAACATCGCCAAGAATCTGATCGATAG CGTGGCCAAAGACTACGTGCGCCTGATGAAGTACGGAGATTCTCTGTACCGGTGCAAGCAGCTGAAGAGGGCCGCTCTGGGCCGCATGTGCACCATCCTGAAGAGACAGAAGTCCAGTCTGGAGTATCTGGAACAAG TGCGTCAGCATCTGTCCCGTCTGCCGAGCATAGACCCCAACACCAGGACTCTGCTTCTGTGCGGCTACCCCAACGTCGGCAAGTCTAGCTTCATCAACAAG GTGACCAGAGCGGACGTCGACGTGCAGCCGTACGCGTTCACCACCAAGTCTCTGTTTGTGGGCCACATGGACTACAGATACCTCCGCTGGCAG gtgGTGGACACACCCGGCATCCTGGATCATCCTCTGGAGGACAGGAACACCATCGAGATGCAGGCCATCACGGCTCTGGCTCACCTGCGCTCAGCGGTCCTCTACGTCATGGATGTGTCGGAGCAGTGTGGAcacaacctgcagcagcagctggagctctTCAACAGCATCCGGCCGCTGTTCGCCaacaag CCGCTCATCATCGTGGCCAACAAATGTGACGTGAAGAAGATCAGTGAGCTGccggaggagaaccag AAAATCTTTGCCGACCTCACCGCCGAGGGAATCTCTGTGATTGAAACCAGCACCCTGACCGAGGAGGGGGTCATGCAGGTTAAAACAGAG GCCTGCGACCGACTCCTCGCCCACCGGGTCGATGCCAAGATGAAGGGCAAGAAGGTCCACGATGTCCTCAACCGGCTCCACCTGGCCATGCCTGCCAAGAGGGACGAAAAG GCGAGGCCTCCGTTCATCCCTGAAGGAGCTTTAATTCGCAAGAAGGCGATGGAGGTCGACACCCCCAAACGCAAGCTG GAGAGAGATCTGGAGATGGAGCTCGGCGACGACTACATCCTGGACCTGCAGA AATACTGGGATCTGATGAATGAAGAGGAGAAGAACGACAAGATCCCCGAGGTGTGGGAGGGCCACAACATCGCCGACTACATCGACCCCGAAATCATGAAG AAACTGGAGTtgctggagaaagaggaggagcttaAGGAGCGAGCCGGGGAGTACGACTCCGACGACGAGAGCGAGGACGAGGAGATGCAGGAGATCCGCGTCCTGGCCAAGCAGATCCGCGCGAAGAAGCAGCTCATGGTCGCCACGTCCAGGGAGAAGGACGTGCACGGGCCCCGCATGCCCAGGACCGCCACCAAG GTTGAAAGAaagaagctggagaaggagatgaGCAGCCTCGGTCTGGACATGGACAACAAAGACGAT AGCCACTACGCTCAGCTGGCCCGGCGCTCCCGAAGCGTCACCAAGAAACGCAAGCGCGAAGCTTCGGCCCCGCCCACCTCCAGAACCCGAAGCCAGAGCGCCTCGCGTCCACCGCGAGACCAGTCAGGCTTACGGGATCCAAAG ATGATAAAGAAGGcaaagaagatgatgaagaactCCCAGAGAGACATGAACCGGCAAGGCAAGAAGGGCGAGGCGGACCGACACGTGTTCGACCTGAAACCCAAACACCTGCTGTCCGGAAAGAGGACGTCCGGCACTCACGATCACAGATAG